From the genome of Nitrospinota bacterium, one region includes:
- a CDS encoding type III pantothenate kinase, with the protein MLLAIDIGNTNTVIGVFDGENLKYKFRLSTNHFDTSDEISFKLSGLLEQKNVPANKLSSIIICSVVPHLTGHYIELSRSGFKLTPLIVGPGIKTGISILYDNPREVGADRVANAVGGFKLFGGPLIVVDLGTAITFDAVSAKGDYMGGAIAPGIETSMSSLVKKAAQLTEVSLFRPDKVIGKNTIESMQSGSAYGFAGLVDAIVNRMKSEIGGNPKTIATGGHCVWIQGLCETVDDVSPDLTLWGLYYIYLQNK; encoded by the coding sequence ATGCTCCTTGCTATCGACATTGGAAACACCAACACCGTTATCGGCGTATTCGACGGCGAAAACCTGAAATACAAATTCCGGCTAAGCACAAACCACTTCGACACTTCCGATGAAATATCGTTCAAACTATCGGGATTGCTCGAGCAGAAGAATGTCCCTGCCAACAAGCTCTCATCGATCATCATCTGTTCCGTGGTACCGCATCTCACCGGACATTACATCGAGCTTTCCAGGTCCGGCTTTAAATTGACCCCGTTGATAGTCGGCCCCGGCATTAAAACAGGAATATCGATCCTCTACGATAATCCCCGTGAAGTTGGGGCCGATCGCGTGGCAAACGCCGTTGGGGGCTTCAAGCTTTTTGGCGGACCGCTGATCGTGGTCGATCTCGGAACGGCGATAACATTCGACGCAGTATCGGCAAAAGGGGATTACATGGGGGGGGCGATCGCGCCCGGTATAGAAACGTCCATGTCCTCGCTCGTAAAAAAAGCGGCGCAGCTAACGGAGGTCTCCCTATTCCGGCCCGACAAGGTTATCGGCAAGAACACCATCGAGAGCATGCAGTCCGGCTCTGCATACGGTTTTGCCGGACTTGTGGACGCGATAGTAAACAGGATGAAAAGCGAGATAGGCGGCAACCCCAAGACTATCGCCACAGGAGGCCACTGCGTATGGATACAGGGGTTATGCGAAACTGTCGATGATGTTTCTCCCGACCTTACGCTTTGGGGCCTTTACTACATATATCTGCAGAATAAATAG